Proteins from one Actinobacillus delphinicola genomic window:
- the lpxH gene encoding UDP-2,3-diacylglucosamine diphosphatase: MHKTFFISDLHLSDGRPDLTALFVDFIQKHAKTADKLYILGDLFDFWIGDDEKSPVIDIVKTQLLELSEQGIECYFVAGNRDFLVGKRFAQACHMTLLPDYTVIDLYGKPTLLCHGDTLCIDDVKYQQYRKKVQQKWRQWLFLKLPLALRLKIAQKIRQKSQADKRQKAIEIMDVNADFVTKIMRQFQVKTVIHGHTHRQNIHEITEGMRIVLGDWGKTSSILCVESDGKCSFFNESLS; encoded by the coding sequence ATGCACAAAACTTTTTTTATTTCTGATTTACATTTAAGTGATGGTCGCCCAGATTTAACTGCACTATTTGTTGATTTCATACAAAAACACGCTAAAACGGCAGATAAACTTTATATTCTTGGTGATCTTTTTGATTTTTGGATTGGTGATGATGAAAAATCACCTGTTATTGATATCGTTAAAACACAACTTCTAGAATTATCTGAACAAGGTATCGAATGTTATTTTGTAGCAGGAAACCGTGATTTTTTAGTCGGAAAACGTTTTGCACAAGCATGTCACATGACGTTACTGCCAGATTATACAGTCATTGATTTATATGGTAAGCCAACATTATTGTGCCATGGGGATACTTTATGTATTGATGATGTTAAATATCAGCAATATCGTAAAAAAGTACAACAAAAATGGCGACAATGGTTATTTTTAAAATTACCACTAGCATTACGACTTAAAATTGCACAAAAAATTAGACAAAAGAGCCAAGCGGATAAACGTCAAAAAGCGATAGAAATTATGGATGTAAATGCAGATTTTGTGACTAAAATTATGCGTCAATTTCAGGTAAAAACTGTTATTCATGGGCATACCCATCGACAAAATATTCATGAAATTACAGAGGGAATGCGCATTGTTCTTGGAGATTGGGGTAAGACATCTTCAATATTGTGCGTGGAAAGTGATGGGAAATGTAGTTTTTTTAATGAATCTTTATCTTAA
- a CDS encoding 1-acylglycerol-3-phosphate O-acyltransferase, which produces MLAIIRFILVLISCILICLLGTIYSLIRFKNPNNVGQISRWFGRLNRLFGLKVEYRFNPKSPTTPAIYISNHQNNYDMVTLAYMVQPRTVSVGKRSLMWIPLFGILFWASGNIFLDRNNRKKAQHTMNELANRINKDQLSLWIFPEGTRSRGRGLLPFKTGAFHAAIAAGVPIVPVICSTTHNQVKWNRWDNGYAICEELDPIDVSGYTRDNVRELAAYCRDVMEKRIAELDAEVAAKEKMKKD; this is translated from the coding sequence ATGCTTGCTATTATTCGTTTTATACTTGTACTAATTTCTTGTATTTTAATTTGTCTTTTGGGAACAATTTATTCACTTATTCGTTTTAAAAATCCGAATAATGTAGGGCAAATTTCTCGTTGGTTTGGGCGTTTAAACCGCTTATTTGGACTTAAAGTAGAATATCGTTTCAATCCTAAATCACCTACCACGCCTGCTATTTACATTAGTAACCACCAAAACAACTATGACATGGTAACCTTAGCTTATATGGTACAACCTCGTACTGTAAGTGTCGGTAAACGTTCTCTTATGTGGATTCCTCTTTTTGGTATTCTTTTCTGGGCAAGTGGTAATATCTTCCTTGATCGCAATAATCGCAAAAAAGCTCAGCATACGATGAATGAATTAGCGAACCGTATTAATAAAGATCAACTCTCTCTTTGGATATTCCCTGAAGGTACCCGTAGTCGTGGTCGTGGTTTATTACCTTTTAAAACGGGTGCATTCCATGCCGCTATTGCTGCTGGAGTACCTATTGTGCCAGTTATTTGTTCAACTACCCATAATCAAGTAAAATGGAATCGTTGGGATAATGGCTACGCCATCTGCGAAGAACTCGATCCAATTGATGTAAGCGGTTATACTCGAGACAATGTCCGTGAATTAGCTGCTTACTGCCGTGATGTTATGGAAAAACGTATTGCTGAGCTAGATGCTGAAGTAGCTGCAAAAGAGAAAATGAAAAAAGATTAA
- a CDS encoding multicopper oxidase domain-containing protein, with amino-acid sequence MKTPRISRRQFFKLAGATSALSLIPESVLAATRKPLIIPPLLSNERGRPVFLTISTAQATLSNSIINVWGFNGRYLGPTIKLQRGEFAKFSWQNQLSQSLAISLQGLQTEGELYGDLSRTLKPQQSWAPIVPISQPPGCLYYHACTWKNSAYQTYRGLAGLCIVEDPKLNVDLPNQYGVTDIPLILQDMQLSEKGEQIYQTDDYHFFGNRLFVNGQENSFFNALTGMIRLRLVNASVSRAYHLHFEDDRSFQLIARDQGFLPQAVTVKSLHLAPSARAEILVDLSQGGNAKLLAGEKQDLFNRIKDLFDPHILTNHLVVELRTMGLASAFNSPKHYQFPTDAPTALNSAIQQTRHILIDTEKATMNGETFDPRRLDIRARKGTTERWIIQTTNPTTFCVRGAKFVVSKVGKQPQSPETLSWCDSVYIPNTVELLVRFDEHSSNQFPFFYGAADLALVDAGCMGSLVVE; translated from the coding sequence ATGAAAACGCCTCGTATTTCACGTCGTCAATTCTTTAAGCTAGCTGGTGCTACTTCTGCACTATCCTTGATACCAGAAAGTGTGCTTGCGGCAACTAGAAAACCTTTAATCATTCCCCCTCTTTTATCAAATGAGAGAGGGAGACCTGTTTTTCTCACAATAAGTACTGCTCAAGCTACACTGAGTAATTCCATTATCAACGTTTGGGGATTTAATGGTCGTTATCTTGGTCCTACCATTAAATTACAACGTGGGGAATTTGCTAAATTTAGCTGGCAAAATCAACTTTCTCAGTCTTTAGCTATTAGTTTGCAAGGATTACAAACTGAGGGTGAGCTTTATGGCGATCTTTCTCGAACGCTAAAACCTCAACAAAGCTGGGCACCAATTGTCCCTATCAGTCAACCGCCAGGTTGCCTTTATTATCATGCCTGTACTTGGAAAAATTCTGCTTATCAAACTTATCGAGGACTCGCAGGGCTTTGTATTGTAGAAGATCCTAAACTCAATGTTGATTTACCTAATCAATATGGTGTGACAGATATTCCGCTTATTCTCCAAGATATGCAATTAAGCGAAAAAGGGGAACAGATATATCAAACTGATGATTATCATTTTTTTGGTAATCGTCTTTTTGTGAACGGTCAAGAAAATTCATTTTTTAATGCATTAACAGGCATGATTCGGTTACGTTTGGTTAATGCTTCGGTAAGTCGTGCTTATCATCTGCATTTTGAAGATGATCGCTCATTTCAATTAATTGCTCGTGATCAAGGATTTTTACCCCAAGCTGTTACGGTAAAATCATTACATTTAGCTCCAAGTGCACGGGCAGAAATTTTAGTAGATCTCTCTCAAGGTGGAAATGCAAAACTTTTAGCAGGTGAAAAACAAGATTTATTTAATCGCATAAAAGATCTGTTCGACCCTCATATTTTGACGAATCATCTTGTTGTTGAATTACGAACTATGGGACTTGCTTCTGCTTTCAATTCGCCTAAACATTATCAATTTCCAACAGATGCGCCTACAGCTTTAAATTCAGCAATACAACAAACCCGCCATATTCTAATTGATACGGAAAAGGCAACAATGAATGGGGAAACATTTGATCCTCGACGACTTGATATTCGTGCTCGCAAAGGGACTACTGAACGTTGGATTATTCAAACAACTAATCCGACTACTTTCTGCGTTCGAGGTGCTAAGTTTGTCGTATCCAAAGTAGGAAAACAGCCCCAATCACCCGAAACCCTCTCCTGGTGTGATAGTGTTTACATCCCAAATACTGTCGAACTACTGGTTCGTTTTGACGAGCATTCTAGTAATCAATTTCCATTTTTCTATGGCGCTGCAGATCTTGCTCTGGTAGATGCAGGGTGCATGGGAAGTCTAGTGGTAGAATAA
- the lpcA gene encoding D-sedoheptulose 7-phosphate isomerase has protein sequence MYLDAIKAELNEAQKVLNDFVNDPKNIALIQEAAMIIAESFKNGGKVLSCGNGGSHCDAMHFAEELTGRYRENRPGFAAIAISDVSHLSCVSNDFGYEYVFSRYVEAVGQKGDVLFGLSTSGNSKNILNAIEAAKAKGMKVIAMTGKDGGKMAGLADVEIRVPHFGYADRIQEIHIKVIHILMMLIEFEMAKQQA, from the coding sequence ATGTATTTAGATGCAATTAAAGCTGAACTTAATGAAGCACAAAAAGTATTAAACGACTTTGTAAACGATCCTAAGAATATTGCTCTCATTCAAGAAGCAGCAATGATCATTGCCGAAAGTTTTAAAAATGGCGGTAAAGTGTTATCTTGTGGCAACGGTGGATCTCACTGCGATGCAATGCACTTTGCAGAAGAATTAACTGGTCGCTATCGTGAAAATCGTCCTGGTTTTGCTGCTATTGCGATTTCTGATGTTAGTCACTTAAGTTGCGTGAGTAATGACTTTGGCTACGAATACGTTTTCTCACGTTATGTTGAAGCCGTTGGTCAAAAAGGTGACGTACTATTCGGGCTTTCTACATCAGGAAACTCAAAAAATATCTTAAATGCTATTGAAGCAGCAAAAGCAAAAGGCATGAAAGTTATTGCGATGACAGGGAAAGATGGTGGTAAAATGGCAGGACTTGCAGATGTTGAAATCCGTGTGCCGCACTTTGGCTATGCCGATCGCATTCAAGAAATCCATATCAAAGTGATTCATATTCTTATGATGCTTATCGAATTTGAAATGGCAAAACAACAAGCCTAA
- the hemW gene encoding radical SAM family heme chaperone HemW, with protein MKQYLPLSLYIHIPWCVQKCPYCDFNSHQQKGEIPEKAYITHLLADLESDLARYAKAINGRTLSSIFIGGGTPSLFKPENIAYLLSEIAKKIPFSENIEITMEANPGTIEANNFSNFAQAGVTRISMGIQSFADDKLIQLGRIHNGQQAKQAISLAHSLWGNKLQSFNLDLMHGLPTQSLHQALDDLKQAIELNPPHLSWYQLTIEPNTAFASRPPILPDDDELWVIFEEGDKLLKAAGYEQYETSAYAKPGFQCQHNLNYWRFGDYLAIGCGAHGKISDVSSDTIGHIIRFSKTKHPRGYLQGNYRYEERIIPQDELAFEFFMNRFRLLEPVPKIEFETFTGLKCQDVATQINIALQKEFITESPTYWQITQKGKLFLNELLTLFLD; from the coding sequence ATGAAACAATATCTTCCTCTCAGTTTATATATCCATATTCCTTGGTGCGTTCAAAAATGTCCTTACTGCGATTTTAACTCCCATCAGCAAAAGGGCGAAATCCCAGAAAAAGCCTATATCACACATTTATTAGCCGATTTAGAGTCTGACTTAGCACGCTATGCAAAAGCGATTAATGGACGAACCCTATCCAGTATTTTTATTGGCGGAGGTACCCCAAGTCTATTCAAGCCTGAAAATATAGCTTATCTTCTTTCAGAAATTGCTAAAAAGATCCCATTTTCTGAAAATATTGAAATTACCATGGAAGCCAACCCTGGTACAATTGAAGCAAATAATTTTTCCAATTTCGCTCAAGCTGGGGTCACTCGTATTTCTATGGGAATCCAAAGTTTTGCTGACGATAAACTTATTCAGCTTGGACGTATTCATAATGGTCAACAAGCCAAACAAGCCATTTCACTTGCCCATAGTTTATGGGGGAATAAATTACAAAGTTTTAACCTTGATTTAATGCATGGATTACCGACTCAATCTCTTCATCAAGCTCTAGATGATTTAAAACAGGCAATTGAATTAAATCCACCACATCTATCATGGTATCAACTTACTATTGAACCTAATACTGCTTTTGCCTCTCGCCCTCCTATCCTACCCGATGATGATGAGCTTTGGGTAATTTTTGAAGAAGGGGATAAACTCCTTAAAGCGGCAGGTTACGAACAATATGAAACCTCTGCCTATGCAAAACCAGGATTCCAATGTCAACATAACTTAAATTATTGGCGTTTTGGCGATTACCTTGCTATAGGATGTGGTGCCCATGGCAAAATATCAGATGTAAGTAGCGATACTATTGGTCATATCATTCGTTTTAGTAAAACCAAACACCCACGGGGCTATTTACAGGGAAATTATCGCTATGAGGAACGCATTATTCCTCAAGATGAATTGGCTTTTGAGTTTTTCATGAACCGATTCCGATTATTAGAACCAGTGCCAAAGATAGAATTCGAAACTTTTACTGGGTTAAAATGCCAAGATGTTGCAACCCAAATAAATATAGCCTTACAGAAAGAATTTATTACAGAATCGCCAACCTATTGGCAAATTACTCAAAAAGGTAAATTATTTTTAAACGAATTATTAACCTTGTTTTTAGACTAA
- the fadR gene encoding fatty acid metabolism transcriptional regulator FadR, giving the protein MKKYQFDLVAQSPAKLAEEYIVKSIWYKNLLPGECLPAERELAEKIGVTRTTLREVLQRLARDGWLTIQHGKPTKVNDIWHTAGPAIVQTLLTLDKDLAPLIVENVVTLRTEVMNYYIPHAVQHYHQSAKNVFAKLTIPTLQDDAQTFAEFDFQLCREFAFADEKPVYALILNSFHTIYQRVASFYFTSFGNRQNAVHIYTLLKVECENGNVEKVRQILRELQEYSYRTWSEMLKNITPDNNIDYQYFA; this is encoded by the coding sequence ATGAAAAAATATCAGTTTGATCTTGTTGCGCAAAGTCCTGCAAAACTCGCAGAAGAATATATCGTTAAAAGTATTTGGTATAAAAATCTTCTTCCCGGAGAATGTTTACCTGCAGAACGAGAATTAGCAGAAAAAATTGGTGTTACACGAACAACATTAAGGGAAGTGTTACAACGTCTTGCTCGGGATGGTTGGTTGACGATTCAACATGGTAAACCGACAAAAGTTAATGATATTTGGCATACTGCAGGGCCTGCAATTGTTCAAACATTATTGACGTTAGATAAAGACTTAGCACCGCTTATTGTAGAAAACGTGGTAACGTTACGAACAGAAGTGATGAACTATTACATCCCGCATGCTGTGCAACATTATCATCAATCGGCTAAAAATGTTTTTGCTAAACTTACTATTCCTACATTGCAAGACGATGCACAAACCTTCGCAGAGTTCGATTTTCAATTATGTAGAGAGTTTGCTTTTGCTGACGAAAAACCAGTGTATGCACTTATTTTAAATAGCTTTCATACGATTTATCAACGTGTTGCAAGTTTTTATTTTACATCTTTTGGTAATCGGCAAAATGCAGTTCATATCTATACATTATTAAAAGTTGAATGTGAAAATGGGAATGTAGAAAAGGTTCGTCAAATTTTACGTGAGCTTCAAGAATATAGTTATCGAACTTGGAGTGAAATGCTAAAAAATATTACCCCAGATAATAATATCGATTATCAATATTTTGCATAA
- the nhaB gene encoding sodium/proton antiporter NhaB, giving the protein MSSFDSLFKNFLGPSATWYKITIIFFLILNPILFFAVDHFIAGWVLVAEFIFTLAMALKCYPLQPGGLLSLEAVLIGMTTPHHISQEIMNNFAVILLLMFMVAGIYFMKQLLLFIFTRLLLSIRSKIVLSFAFCISAAFLSAFLDALTVVAVIISVGIGFYGVYHKVASGLDFQDSNDIKDDKNVGEEQRTILENFRAFLRSLMMHAAIGTALGGVLTMVGEPQNLIIAEQAKWNFAEFFLRMTPVTIPVLICGLLTCLFLEKFKIFGYGEELPPQVFEVLRDYAKQSDAKMTKRDRMNLILQGIVGIWLIIGLAFHLADVGLIGLTVIILATAFCGITDEHQIGRAFQEALPFTALLVVFFSVVAVIIDQHLFAPLIHYVLSAEKETQLLLFYVFNGLLSAISDNVFVATVYINEAKMALAQNNISLEQFEHIAVAINAGTNLPSVATPNGQAAFLFLLTSSIAPLIRLSYGRMVYMALPYTVVLSIVGFFAVKYLLPWLTVLMGYH; this is encoded by the coding sequence ATGAGTAGTTTCGATTCTTTATTTAAAAATTTCCTAGGACCAAGCGCAACTTGGTACAAGATTACTATTATATTTTTTCTAATTTTAAACCCGATTTTATTTTTTGCGGTAGATCATTTTATCGCAGGTTGGGTATTAGTTGCAGAATTTATTTTTACCCTCGCCATGGCATTAAAATGCTATCCGCTCCAACCCGGTGGATTATTAAGTCTTGAAGCCGTCCTTATTGGCATGACAACTCCACATCATATTTCTCAAGAAATTATGAATAATTTTGCGGTTATCTTACTTTTGATGTTTATGGTCGCGGGCATTTACTTTATGAAACAACTTTTGTTGTTTATTTTTACACGCCTATTATTAAGTATTCGTTCTAAAATTGTTTTATCTTTTGCTTTCTGTATAAGCGCAGCTTTCCTATCCGCATTTTTAGATGCATTAACCGTTGTTGCTGTAATCATTAGCGTGGGAATTGGTTTCTATGGTGTTTATCATAAAGTGGCTTCTGGTTTAGATTTCCAAGATTCAAATGATATCAAAGATGACAAAAATGTTGGTGAAGAACAACGCACTATTTTAGAAAATTTCCGTGCATTTTTAAGAAGTTTAATGATGCATGCAGCAATTGGTACCGCTTTAGGTGGTGTGCTCACTATGGTCGGTGAACCGCAAAATCTAATCATTGCTGAGCAAGCAAAATGGAACTTTGCTGAGTTTTTCTTACGCATGACTCCCGTCACTATCCCTGTCTTAATTTGTGGGCTACTTACTTGTCTATTTTTAGAAAAATTCAAAATTTTCGGCTATGGTGAAGAACTACCGCCTCAAGTTTTTGAAGTACTCCGCGACTATGCAAAACAAAGCGATGCTAAAATGACAAAACGTGATCGTATGAACCTTATCTTACAAGGCATCGTTGGTATTTGGCTCATTATCGGATTAGCTTTCCACCTCGCAGATGTTGGTTTAATCGGATTAACCGTGATCATTTTAGCCACTGCATTTTGTGGCATTACCGATGAACATCAAATTGGACGTGCATTCCAAGAGGCGTTGCCATTTACCGCACTTCTAGTAGTCTTCTTCTCTGTTGTTGCTGTAATTATTGATCAACACCTTTTTGCGCCATTAATTCATTATGTGCTTTCTGCTGAAAAAGAAACACAATTGTTGCTATTCTATGTTTTCAATGGATTATTATCTGCAATTTCCGATAACGTGTTCGTTGCAACGGTTTATATTAATGAAGCAAAAATGGCATTAGCACAAAATAATATTAGTTTGGAACAATTTGAACATATTGCTGTCGCAATTAATGCGGGAACTAACCTACCATCGGTTGCAACGCCAAATGGTCAAGCTGCCTTTTTATTCCTATTAACGTCTTCAATTGCGCCACTAATTCGCCTTTCTTATGGACGTATGGTATATATGGCATTACCTTATACTGTGGTGTTATCAATCGTTGGATTTTTTGCTGTAAAATATTTACTTCCATGGTTAACCGTTCTTATGGGATATCATTAA
- the dsbB gene encoding disulfide bond formation protein DsbB, giving the protein MFRTIKNLSSHRLLWAVLIWSAIIFEGTALFFQYGMGFSPCVMCVYERVALFCILFSCLIAWFAPQTWFWRILGLILALISSIKGTLIALKHVDFQLHPSPWNQCEIIPDFPHWLQLDKWLPFLFHPTGSCSDKVWTFLNLSMAQWISVMFIAYVVVFIIILISQFISSQPKRLIFHKNN; this is encoded by the coding sequence ATGTTTCGAACGATTAAAAATCTAAGTTCTCACCGTCTGTTATGGGCGGTGCTTATTTGGTCTGCAATTATTTTTGAAGGGACTGCGTTATTTTTTCAATATGGAATGGGATTTTCCCCATGCGTCATGTGTGTATATGAGCGCGTAGCATTGTTCTGTATTTTATTCTCATGTCTCATTGCTTGGTTTGCTCCACAAACATGGTTTTGGCGTATTCTTGGATTAATCCTTGCACTAATTAGTAGTATCAAAGGTACTTTAATTGCTTTAAAACATGTGGATTTTCAACTCCACCCTTCTCCTTGGAATCAATGTGAAATTATTCCTGACTTTCCACATTGGTTACAATTAGATAAATGGCTGCCATTTTTGTTCCATCCAACTGGATCATGTAGCGATAAAGTCTGGACATTCCTTAATTTATCTATGGCACAATGGATTTCTGTTATGTTTATTGCTTACGTTGTTGTATTCATTATTATATTAATCAGTCAATTTATCAGCAGTCAACCTAAGCGCTTAATTTTTCATAAAAATAATTAA
- a CDS encoding GrxA family glutaredoxin, with translation MFVKIYGRPNCPYCDKAKALAEKLKTTMPDFDYEYIDIIVAGLDKDDLSDMAGRPVSTVPQIFMNEMYVGGFTDFDALMKQLLNK, from the coding sequence ATGTTCGTTAAAATTTATGGTCGTCCAAACTGCCCATACTGCGATAAAGCAAAAGCACTCGCAGAAAAATTAAAAACCACAATGCCAGATTTTGATTATGAATATATCGATATCATTGTAGCAGGCTTAGATAAAGATGATTTATCTGATATGGCAGGTCGTCCAGTAAGTACTGTTCCGCAAATTTTTATGAATGAAATGTATGTCGGCGGATTTACTGATTTTGATGCGTTGATGAAACAACTTCTTAATAAATAA
- the lpxD gene encoding UDP-3-O-(3-hydroxymyristoyl)glucosamine N-acyltransferase, with product MQIYSLKSLADNLGISFRGDADYCVESIAPLTSAKANQLTFISNQKFRSELEKSQAGILVVTEEDVPFCREESNLLIAKDPYLAYAKLAQLMDKTPKSAENIHSTAVIAADAYLGENVSVGAHAVIESGAKIGDNAVIGAGCFIGKNSEIGAHTQLWANVSIYHNVKIGSHCLIQSSTVIGGDGFGYANERGRWVKIPQTGGVIIGNNVEIGACTCIDSGALDPTVIEDNVIIDNLCQIAHNVHIGTGTAVAGGVVMAGSLKVGRYCLIGGASVINGHMEICDQVNITGMGMVMRPITEPGVYSSGIPLQPNKEWRKTAALTMDIQSMHKRLKALEKKIK from the coding sequence ATGCAAATTTATTCGCTAAAGTCTTTAGCTGATAATCTCGGCATTTCTTTTCGGGGGGATGCCGATTATTGTGTTGAGAGTATTGCACCTCTAACATCAGCAAAAGCAAATCAATTAACATTTATTTCAAATCAAAAATTCCGTTCAGAACTTGAAAAATCTCAGGCAGGCATCTTAGTTGTTACCGAAGAAGATGTGCCATTTTGTCGTGAGGAAAGCAATTTATTGATTGCAAAAGATCCTTACTTGGCTTACGCAAAATTAGCACAACTTATGGATAAAACACCTAAATCTGCAGAAAATATTCATTCAACAGCAGTTATCGCAGCTGATGCTTACCTTGGTGAGAATGTGAGTGTTGGCGCTCATGCAGTTATCGAAAGTGGGGCTAAAATTGGTGATAATGCAGTTATTGGTGCAGGTTGTTTTATCGGGAAAAATTCCGAAATCGGTGCGCATACTCAACTATGGGCTAATGTATCCATTTATCATAATGTTAAAATTGGTAGTCACTGCTTAATTCAATCTAGTACAGTAATTGGTGGCGATGGTTTTGGCTACGCCAATGAGCGTGGTCGTTGGGTGAAAATTCCTCAAACTGGTGGCGTAATTATTGGAAATAATGTTGAAATTGGTGCTTGTACTTGTATAGATAGTGGGGCGCTCGATCCAACTGTTATTGAAGATAATGTGATTATTGATAACCTTTGTCAAATTGCACACAATGTACATATTGGTACTGGTACAGCCGTAGCTGGTGGTGTTGTAATGGCAGGAAGTCTTAAAGTGGGACGTTATTGCTTAATTGGTGGAGCAAGTGTGATCAATGGTCATATGGAAATTTGTGATCAGGTGAATATTACTGGCATGGGAATGGTAATGCGTCCAATTACCGAGCCAGGTGTTTACTCATCTGGTATTCCACTCCAACCTAATAAAGAATGGCGTAAGACTGCGGCGTTGACAATGGATATTCAATCAATGCATAAACGCCTTAAAGCATTAGAAAAGAAAATAAAATAA
- a CDS encoding OmpH family outer membrane protein, producing the protein MKKIAKLTALTLVAGLASGVAMADENVGIINVQYLYSHHPDRQAAFEKLQQEFKAPAAKLQTQEKQFLAAKEKFAKEVEAKVKALEKAAPKLTQAQMKQRQADIAAFAKKSEGELKGLYERLQSASMAFNAENQQAVVATNQRLLKEIQVATDKVAQEKKYTLVLDEKAAVYAAKGKDLTQDVLHVLESETKANTKAK; encoded by the coding sequence ATGAAAAAAATTGCAAAATTAACCGCACTTACTTTGGTTGCTGGCTTAGCATCTGGTGTTGCAATGGCGGATGAAAATGTAGGTATTATTAACGTACAATACTTATATTCTCATCATCCAGATCGCCAAGCTGCGTTTGAAAAATTACAACAGGAATTTAAAGCACCTGCTGCAAAACTTCAAACACAAGAAAAACAATTCTTAGCTGCAAAAGAAAAATTTGCTAAAGAAGTAGAAGCAAAAGTAAAAGCGTTAGAAAAAGCCGCACCAAAATTGACTCAAGCTCAAATGAAACAACGTCAAGCAGATATCGCTGCATTCGCTAAAAAAAGTGAAGGTGAATTAAAAGGCTTATATGAACGTTTACAATCAGCTTCAATGGCATTCAATGCAGAAAATCAACAAGCGGTTGTTGCAACAAATCAACGTCTATTAAAAGAAATTCAAGTGGCAACTGATAAAGTTGCGCAAGAAAAGAAATATACTCTTGTATTAGATGAAAAAGCAGCAGTTTATGCAGCAAAAGGTAAAGATCTTACACAAGATGTATTACATGTTTTAGAATCAGAAACAAAAGCAAATACAAAGGCTAAATAA